The following coding sequences are from one Apodemus sylvaticus chromosome X, mApoSyl1.1, whole genome shotgun sequence window:
- the LOC127674553 gene encoding hemogen-like, with product MELKKDLSHGILYQTSDTDQEKNYEPVVIGSWCLRNREQLKKRKLETQKKQMLQRHLEEHKIHKRRRSRNANKKGLNKQQCSKTNAEPLLQVEKASQVTPARKESQYSETEALPHLTSSPKDLPEEYSFEIHQESYICGENSARYHDTAVMNFFSEIDQYLTGPEDFLLNIEQKSPESEKITFEQHLKSSMPEDFFTCLELLPTAETNGADEPDYLLSEICKEITVPTASYDEVTEVTPKPEVNSLERCQEICGDEKCSPEAYQEMPGIEDLYNKRHQKSDEHYDCFIEEIQGTDTSEDQDTGIHQKVNT from the coding sequence ATGGAACTTAAGAAAGACCTATCTCATGGGATACTCTACCAGACAAGTGACACTGATCAAGAAAAGAACTATGAGCCAGTTGTCATTGGATCTTGGTGTTTACGAAATAGAGaacaactcaaaaaaagaaaactggaaacacaaaagaagcaaatgttACAAAGGCACCTTGAAGAACACAAGATTCACAAGAGAAGGAGATCAAGGAATGCAAATAAAAAGGGTTTAAATAAACAACAGTGTTCAAAAACAAATGCTGAACCTCTATTACAAGTAGAAAAGGCATCGCAGGTGACACCTGCCCGGAAAGAATCTCAGTACTCTGAAACAGAAGCCCTTCCACATTTAACTTCATCTCCAAAAGACCTTCCTGAAGAATATTCTTTTGAAATACACCAGGAAAGCTATATATGTGGGGAAAATTCTGCTAGATACCATGATACAGCAGTAATgaactttttttctgaaatagaCCAATATTTGACTGGACCTGAAGACTTTCTTCTCAACATAGAGCAAAAATCACCTGAATCAGAGAAAATCACTTTTGAGCAACACCTAAAATCATCTATGCCTGAAGACTTCTTCACCTGTCTGGAACTCCTACCTACAGCTGAAACAAACGGAGCAGATGAACCTGATTACCTTTTAAGTGAGATTTGCAAAGAAATCACTGTACCCACAGCTTCTTACGATGAAGTAACTGAAGTAACACCTAAGCCTGAAGTAAACTCACTTGAAAGATGTCAAGAAATATGTGGAGATGAGAAATGCTCACCTGAAGCTTACCAGGAAATGCCTGGGATTGAAGACCTTTATAATAAAAGACATCAGAAGAGTGATGAACATTATGACtgcttcatagaagaaattcaAGGAACTGATACATCTGAAGACCAGGACACTGGTATACACCAGAAAGTTAACACTTAG